In Bradyrhizobium sp. WD16, the genomic stretch GATTACCCTGGTCGGGTCGCGGCACTTCGGCGTGACCGTGTTGAACATGTTGCGCCAGCACGACCAGGACGTCGTCCGGGTGGTGGTGCACGAGGGCGGCGACCGCCTGGTGGCGGCGGCGAAGGCCGCCGGCATCGAGGTCGTGGTCCAGGCCGACCGCAAGACGGTCACCGCCGCGGAAATCGCGCCCGGCACCGATCTGATCGTCACTGCCCATAGCCACGCCCGGGTCACCCGCGAGGCCCTGGCGGCGTCGCGGCTCGGCGGCGTCGGCTATCATCCCTCGCTGCTGCCGCGCCATCGCGGCCTCGCGGCGGTGGAGTGGACGATCCGCGAAGGCGATCCGATCGCCGGCGGCACCATCTATCAACTCGCCGACCGGATGGATGCCGGCGCCATCGTCGTCCAGGACTGGTGCTTCGTGAAGAAGGGCGAGACCGCCCGCGAGTTGTGGGAGCGCGCGCTGGCGCCGCTCGGCGTGCGGCTGCTCGCCGAGGCCGTCGAGATCGCCCGCCGGACCGGCTCGCTGCCGTCCAGGCCGCAGGACGAAACCTTCGCCACGCTGGCGCCGGCCATCAGCGACTGAGCTGATAACAGGCACCTACTTCGTGCCGGACTGCGTTCTGATGCTAAATTCCCGAGCCCGGCCGAATAGTCTATAGTTCGTGCCGCTCGTCCGATATCGGACCCGTT encodes the following:
- a CDS encoding formyltransferase family protein; translation: MRITLVGSRHFGVTVLNMLRQHDQDVVRVVVHEGGDRLVAAAKAAGIEVVVQADRKTVTAAEIAPGTDLIVTAHSHARVTREALAASRLGGVGYHPSLLPRHRGLAAVEWTIREGDPIAGGTIYQLADRMDAGAIVVQDWCFVKKGETARELWERALAPLGVRLLAEAVEIARRTGSLPSRPQDETFATLAPAISD